A stretch of Clostridium formicaceticum DNA encodes these proteins:
- the glpX gene encoding class II fructose-bisphosphatase: MDRSLSLELVRVTESAALASASYMGRGDKEGADQAAVDGMRSTFAGLSIKGTVVIGEGELDEAPMLYIGEIVGCGEEEEMEVDIAVDPLEGTNLIAKGLPNAIAVVAMAPKGCLLHAPDTYMEKIAVGPKAKGAVNIKASVGENLKAVAKALDKNVEDVTVMIQDRERHEAIIKEVREAGARIKLFTDGDVAAALATGFEETGVDIMMGIGGAPEGVIAAVALKCLGGDMQGILHPMSEEETQRCRELGLTEEDVKKVLTLEDLVSSDDCFFAATGITQGDLLKGVLYLGNNRAQTHSVVMRGTTGTIRFVEAIHRLDKNDTIVEMMKKHANFINK, from the coding sequence ATGGATAGGAGCTTATCCTTAGAACTAGTAAGAGTAACAGAAAGCGCAGCTTTAGCTTCTGCTTCCTATATGGGTAGAGGTGACAAGGAGGGGGCAGATCAAGCGGCAGTAGACGGTATGAGGAGTACTTTTGCGGGCCTTTCTATCAAAGGTACGGTTGTGATTGGTGAAGGAGAGCTGGACGAGGCGCCTATGCTGTACATAGGAGAAATCGTAGGTTGTGGAGAAGAGGAAGAAATGGAAGTGGATATTGCAGTAGACCCTTTAGAGGGAACAAATCTTATTGCTAAAGGTTTACCCAATGCCATTGCGGTAGTAGCAATGGCGCCAAAAGGATGCCTTCTTCATGCACCTGATACCTATATGGAAAAAATTGCAGTGGGGCCTAAAGCCAAGGGTGCTGTAAACATTAAGGCTTCTGTTGGAGAAAACCTAAAGGCAGTAGCAAAGGCATTAGACAAAAATGTTGAAGATGTCACTGTTATGATACAGGATCGTGAAAGACATGAAGCTATAATTAAGGAAGTCCGGGAGGCAGGGGCTCGCATTAAGCTCTTTACCGATGGAGATGTGGCGGCAGCCCTAGCTACAGGGTTTGAAGAAACTGGTGTGGATATTATGATGGGCATCGGTGGCGCGCCAGAGGGGGTTATCGCTGCGGTAGCACTAAAATGTCTTGGGGGAGATATGCAGGGTATCCTACATCCCATGAGTGAAGAAGAAACACAGCGATGTAGAGAGCTAGGATTGACGGAAGAAGATGTGAAAAAAGTTCTGACGTTAGAAGACTTAGTCAGCAGTGATGATTGTTTTTTTGCTGCTACGGGTATTACGCAAGGTGACCTATTGAAGGGCGTGCTATACTTAGGTAATAATAGGGCACAAACCCATTCTGTGGTGATGAGAGGGACAACAGGTACCATAAGATTCGTAGAGGCTATTCACCGACTAGACAAAAATGATACTATTGTTGAAATGATGAAAAAGCATGCCAATTTTATAAACAAGTAA
- the fsa gene encoding fructose-6-phosphate aldolase: protein MKLFIDTANVEEIREIASWGILEGVTTNPSLIAKEGRVFKEVIKEITEIVDGPISAEVISLKSEEMVQEAEELVKIHENIVIKIPMTEEGLKAVRILAQKGVKTNVTLVFSANQALMAAKAGATYVSPFLGRLDDIGHTGIDLVKEIVEIFDLYLIETEVIAASIRHTTHVVQAAKVGSHIATIPYGVFKQMAKHPLTDSGIERFLKDWEKAAK from the coding sequence ATGAAACTGTTTATTGATACTGCCAATGTCGAGGAGATAAGAGAAATTGCCAGCTGGGGGATATTAGAAGGGGTTACCACGAATCCTTCGCTGATCGCTAAAGAAGGTAGAGTTTTTAAAGAGGTTATAAAAGAAATCACAGAAATCGTAGATGGACCTATTAGTGCAGAGGTTATCAGCTTAAAATCAGAGGAAATGGTGCAAGAGGCAGAGGAATTAGTAAAAATCCATGAAAATATTGTTATTAAGATACCTATGACAGAAGAAGGCTTAAAGGCAGTAAGAATTTTAGCTCAAAAAGGTGTGAAAACCAATGTTACTTTGGTTTTTTCTGCGAATCAAGCCCTTATGGCAGCAAAGGCAGGAGCCACCTATGTGAGTCCTTTTTTAGGAAGGTTAGATGATATTGGACACACAGGTATTGATTTGGTAAAGGAAATTGTTGAAATCTTTGATCTCTATCTTATAGAAACAGAGGTCATAGCCGCTAGTATTCGACATACTACCCATGTTGTCCAGGCAGCCAAGGTAGGTTCCCATATCGCTACAATCCCCTACGGCGTTTTTAAACAGATGGCAAAGCATCCTCTAACGGATAGTGGGATAGAACGATTCTTAAAGGATTGGGAAAAAGCAGCAAAGTAA